The genomic DNA AGGTAAATGAGATGGAAACGTTCACGTATAAGATAACAGATCCTGTCGGAATTCATGCCAGACCCGCAGGGCAGTTGGTGAAGATGGTGAAAGGATTATCAAGCAAAGTTACGATCGTCAAAGATGACAAAAGTGCTGTTGCTACGAAGCTGATCGCTATTATGGGTCTTGGCGTACAGTCGGGTGATACGATAACTGTTACCGTAGAAGGTGCGAATGAGAAGGTTGATGCGGCACGACTTAAGTCGTTTTTAGAAGAACGACTGTGATGCGCAAGCAAAGGAGGAATATCGGTGATCGTAGTACAAGGTCAAGGCGTATCGAGTGGTATTGCGATCGCGCCTATCGCTTTTTATCAAAGACAGATCATTTCGGATAAGAGTACGCCTGCCGATATCGGTGAGGAGTGGCAGAAGTTTTGCTCGGCTGCAGAAACGGCGCAGACCGAACTGGTGCGATTGACAGAAAAGGCTCGTACAGAAGCGGGCGAAGAAGCCTCTCTTTTGTTTGAAACACATCAGATGATGCTCGATGATGAAGATTATCGAGATGCCATCGAAGGGAAGATCAAAGAAGAAAAGTTGTCTGCTTTGTCTGCGGTACAAGCGGTGACAGAGCAGTTTGCAAAGATGTTTCGTGCGATGCAGGATAGTTATATGCAGGCACGT from Selenomonadales bacterium includes the following:
- a CDS encoding HPr family phosphocarrier protein, which encodes METFTYKITDPVGIHARPAGQLVKMVKGLSSKVTIVKDDKSAVATKLIAIMGLGVQSGDTITVTVEGANEKVDAARLKSFLEERL